The Kiritimatiellia bacterium genome includes a window with the following:
- a CDS encoding ABC transporter permease, translating to MKAFAVLWKKELTGYFFSPIAYVVAVFFLASIGLIFSLLVSILAEGPAGISIMNLLFGSPFYWMSMLVLAPVLTMRLLAEEKKSGTIETLLTAPITDAQVVLAKFLGAICFYAFLWLPTGLFLLILRYFSVDMAPLDLGAVAGGYLGALLVGMLYLSIGLLCSALTSNQIIAAVCSFAVLLILFLAGLVEQIARDSAVRAVSSYISSYVHMLEFSRGVIDSRPIVFYLSSTALVLFATVKVVESRTWK from the coding sequence ATGAAGGCATTCGCCGTCCTCTGGAAAAAGGAACTTACCGGCTACTTTTTTTCGCCGATCGCCTATGTAGTAGCGGTTTTCTTCCTCGCCTCGATCGGCCTGATCTTTTCGCTGCTCGTCTCGATCCTTGCCGAAGGACCCGCGGGCATTTCGATCATGAATCTCCTGTTCGGCAGCCCATTCTACTGGATGTCCATGCTCGTCCTCGCGCCCGTTCTAACGATGAGGCTGTTGGCGGAAGAAAAGAAATCCGGCACGATCGAAACCCTTCTCACCGCGCCGATCACGGACGCACAGGTTGTACTCGCCAAATTCCTCGGCGCGATATGCTTCTACGCCTTCCTCTGGCTGCCGACCGGACTTTTCCTCCTTATTCTGCGCTACTTCAGCGTCGATATGGCCCCGCTCGACCTCGGTGCGGTTGCCGGTGGGTATTTGGGCGCCTTGCTCGTCGGAATGCTCTACCTGTCCATCGGCCTACTGTGCTCCGCCCTAACGAGCAATCAAATTATTGCCGCAGTCTGTTCATTTGCCGTGCTGCTCATTCTCTTCTTGGCTGGACTCGTTGAACAAATCGCGCGTGACTCCGCCGTCCGGGCTGTCAGCAGTTACATCTCCTCATACGTCCACATGCTCGAATTTTCTCGCGGGGTTATCGACTCCCGTCCGATTGTATTTTATCTGAGCAGCACCGCCCTTGTCCTGTTCGCAACGGTTAAGGTGGTCGAGTCACGTACGTGGAAATGA
- a CDS encoding ATP-binding cassette domain-containing protein → MIEVSHLTKRYPGRVAVDDVSFTVSPGEIVGFLGPNGAGKTTTMRILAGYLPPTSGSVRVADLDVADHPVEVRRRIGYLPENCPLYLDMRVDEYLRFRARLKGVPRNRLKQRLQEVKERCGIADSGNRIIGQLSKGYRQRVGLAEALVHDPDLLILDEPTIGLDPNQIRSVRELIASLADRHTILLSSHILHEVEMLCRRVLIIHRGRLVASDSTDRLRNRLAGESAIAIEWKAPREEAEAALRSLPGVLEVQVADAGDWLKMSVRAAKNEDPRPEIGALSAARGWPLRELHLEAATLEDVFVALTRSERTEVRA, encoded by the coding sequence ATGATCGAAGTTTCGCACTTGACCAAACGGTATCCCGGCCGCGTCGCGGTGGACGACGTGTCGTTTACGGTCAGTCCCGGTGAGATTGTCGGCTTCCTGGGACCGAACGGAGCGGGAAAAACGACGACCATGCGAATTCTTGCCGGCTACCTGCCTCCAACATCAGGCAGCGTTCGCGTCGCGGATCTCGACGTCGCCGATCACCCGGTCGAGGTTCGACGGCGTATCGGATATTTGCCGGAAAATTGTCCGCTCTACCTCGACATGCGAGTGGATGAATATCTGCGGTTCCGGGCTCGATTGAAGGGGGTCCCTCGCAACCGCCTCAAGCAGCGCCTCCAAGAAGTCAAAGAGCGCTGCGGCATCGCCGATTCGGGGAATCGGATCATCGGTCAGCTTTCCAAGGGCTACCGCCAGCGGGTCGGCCTCGCGGAGGCCCTAGTCCACGACCCCGATTTGCTGATCCTTGACGAACCAACCATTGGCCTCGACCCCAATCAGATTCGGTCAGTACGCGAGCTGATCGCGAGCCTCGCGGATCGCCATACGATTCTCCTGTCATCCCACATCCTCCACGAGGTGGAAATGCTTTGCCGTCGCGTGCTGATCATCCACCGTGGCCGTCTTGTCGCCTCGGACAGCACCGACCGACTGCGCAACCGTCTGGCCGGCGAATCGGCCATCGCGATCGAATGGAAGGCGCCCCGCGAAGAGGCCGAGGCAGCCCTGCGCTCGCTCCCTGGTGTCCTCGAGGTCCAGGTAGCCGATGCGGGCGACTGGCTGAAGATGTCGGTCCGCGCAGCCAAGAATGAAGATCCGAGGCCGGAAATCGGCGCCCTCTCCGCTGCCCGCGGCTGGCCGCTGCGGGAACTTCACCTCGAAGCAGCCACGCTGGAGGACGTCTTTGTCGCGCTGACCCGATCGGAAAGAACGGAGGTTCGGGCATGA
- a CDS encoding trypsin-like peptidase domain-containing protein encodes MFHTRAIRTGSILCSFALALSTAASPVRRTPVVEAVSRVLPSVVNIGTERIVKVVYRDPFYNLRSLAQGGLIPPDFLPPPLIQEQRRHSLGSGVIVDEHGYILTNYHVIEQASAIRIALGDGTVYDARLLAGDPLNDLALLKIQSSQPLPAIAFARDDDLLLGETVIALGNPFGFSQTVTVGVLSGINREARYRDNVVYRDILQTDAAVNYGSSGGPLVNLDGEMIGLNVQILQQAQNIGFAIPVKRVRTLLGEWMSPRVIRHGWLGFEIAATEVPPAISHVEPGSEAHQAGLAAGMRVVSLGGEAVPDAVTFHRKLIRLALGERVRVDIDDGSSVRAVELTMVPVPRRSGDQLARERLGLVLSASTPEQARRAGFTHGLGIEGVLAGGAAAASGMRPGLLLTRINNVEIRESEDVAAALESVRPGEFVKLRLVRLDERTDFILAEVSYWDIQAR; translated from the coding sequence ATGTTCCACACTCGAGCCATCCGTACAGGGTCGATTCTCTGCAGCTTCGCCTTGGCGCTCTCCACCGCCGCCAGCCCGGTGCGCCGGACACCAGTGGTCGAGGCCGTCTCGCGGGTGCTGCCATCGGTCGTGAATATTGGAACTGAGCGAATCGTAAAAGTGGTGTATCGCGACCCTTTCTACAACTTGCGGAGCCTCGCGCAAGGAGGACTTATCCCTCCAGATTTCCTTCCGCCGCCCTTGATTCAGGAACAACGTCGGCACTCCCTCGGCTCCGGCGTGATTGTCGATGAGCACGGTTACATCCTGACGAATTACCATGTCATCGAGCAGGCCAGTGCCATACGCATTGCTCTCGGGGACGGCACCGTTTATGACGCGCGCCTTCTGGCCGGCGACCCGTTGAACGATCTCGCGCTGTTGAAAATTCAGAGCAGCCAACCCCTTCCAGCCATCGCGTTCGCGCGGGACGACGATCTGCTGCTGGGGGAAACCGTCATCGCGTTGGGCAATCCCTTTGGATTCTCGCAAACAGTGACCGTCGGCGTCCTATCCGGGATCAATCGCGAAGCTCGCTATCGAGACAATGTCGTGTACCGGGACATTCTGCAAACCGACGCGGCGGTCAACTATGGCAGTTCCGGCGGCCCGCTGGTCAATCTGGATGGCGAAATGATCGGTTTGAATGTGCAGATTCTCCAGCAGGCCCAGAACATCGGGTTCGCAATCCCCGTCAAACGAGTTCGTACGCTGCTCGGCGAATGGATGTCCCCTCGAGTCATCCGGCATGGCTGGCTCGGGTTTGAAATCGCAGCGACAGAGGTGCCGCCCGCCATTTCGCATGTCGAACCCGGCAGCGAAGCTCACCAAGCCGGCCTGGCAGCCGGCATGCGAGTCGTCTCTCTTGGAGGCGAAGCGGTGCCCGACGCCGTAACATTCCACCGGAAGCTGATCCGGCTGGCGCTGGGCGAACGCGTCCGAGTAGACATTGACGACGGTTCATCGGTGCGAGCGGTCGAACTTACGATGGTACCGGTTCCGCGCCGATCTGGCGATCAATTGGCGCGAGAGCGTCTCGGGCTTGTCCTGTCGGCGTCGACGCCCGAACAGGCGCGCCGGGCCGGTTTTACCCACGGCCTCGGGATCGAAGGGGTGCTCGCCGGTGGCGCGGCTGCGGCTTCGGGCATGCGGCCGGGACTGCTGCTGACCCGCATTAACAATGTCGAAATCCGAGAAAGTGAGGACGTGGCCGCCGCCCTCGAGTCCGTGCGGCCCGGGGAGTTCGTTAAACTGCGGTTGGTGCGTCTCGACGAACGCACGGATTTTATTCTCGCCGAAGTTTCGTATTGGGATATTCAGGCCCGCTGA
- a CDS encoding DUF2851 family protein → MSEPFDLPLASWYRGEMPSKLAVREPRPRARAFPYTERHLQCVWYDPSLRPVALMTHEGEAVEVEFPGEWNLEAGPDFLGAALRVGPGRRRIVGDVEVHIHARDWVAHHHHDDPRYRSVVAHVTYFPGTLPASELPPGAIQVALRPALAARCDFSFEAIDLAAYPYASRSPEPPCRVELRSWNPDQKQLVLEAAGQERFRQKAHRLACRIEEAGLDQTLYEETLAAFGYKHNKAPFRALAARVPLAELRERCGGDPLAAQAILMGVAGLLPEKISGGWDDETRRYVRQLWDIWFRHRDRWANDTDVKLAWRTAGIRPANHPVRRIAAAASLFGSRNQSWIQSLAQSEKDPDHAAEAASRWLKSASDPYWDRRMGWGRPPLMRPCALVGPDRIKLFVANVWVPLLLARGSTDVAKALLEGLEPEQDHQIIRQTAHYLFGPNHPRSWYSTACRRQGLIQVFQDFCLNDRSRCEACAFPSLLRVWREQVQSAQSRDG, encoded by the coding sequence ATGAGCGAGCCTTTCGACCTCCCGCTTGCCTCTTGGTATCGGGGGGAAATGCCTTCCAAGTTAGCAGTGCGGGAGCCGCGGCCTCGCGCCCGCGCATTCCCGTATACGGAGCGGCATTTGCAGTGCGTCTGGTATGACCCCTCGCTTCGCCCGGTGGCGCTGATGACCCACGAGGGCGAGGCCGTGGAGGTTGAATTCCCGGGAGAATGGAATCTCGAAGCGGGCCCGGATTTTCTCGGAGCGGCGCTGCGTGTCGGCCCCGGTCGGCGGCGGATCGTTGGTGATGTCGAAGTCCACATTCACGCCCGCGATTGGGTGGCACATCACCATCATGATGACCCTCGCTATCGTTCTGTCGTGGCTCACGTGACCTATTTTCCCGGGACGCTGCCGGCCTCGGAACTTCCGCCGGGTGCGATTCAGGTGGCATTGCGACCCGCGCTGGCCGCTCGATGTGATTTTTCATTCGAGGCAATTGACCTCGCGGCATATCCTTACGCCTCACGCTCGCCGGAACCTCCGTGTCGAGTGGAACTCCGGTCCTGGAATCCGGATCAGAAGCAACTGGTGTTAGAGGCCGCCGGCCAGGAGCGTTTTCGTCAAAAAGCGCATCGGCTTGCATGTCGGATCGAGGAGGCCGGCCTCGACCAGACCCTCTACGAAGAAACGCTGGCCGCTTTCGGATATAAGCACAACAAGGCGCCCTTTCGGGCCCTTGCAGCCCGCGTGCCGCTGGCGGAACTTCGCGAGCGCTGTGGGGGCGACCCGCTCGCGGCGCAAGCGATCCTCATGGGGGTTGCCGGGTTGCTGCCCGAGAAAATTTCGGGCGGATGGGATGACGAAACAAGGCGTTATGTCCGCCAATTGTGGGACATCTGGTTTCGTCACCGGGATCGTTGGGCAAATGATACCGATGTGAAATTGGCGTGGCGAACCGCCGGAATTCGGCCGGCAAACCACCCGGTTCGCCGAATCGCAGCGGCCGCGTCGCTCTTCGGATCGCGGAATCAGTCATGGATCCAATCGCTCGCTCAATCGGAAAAAGATCCGGACCACGCTGCGGAGGCAGCGTCACGTTGGCTTAAGTCCGCATCGGATCCTTATTGGGATCGACGGATGGGGTGGGGGCGTCCTCCGCTTATGCGGCCTTGCGCTTTGGTGGGACCGGACCGGATTAAGCTTTTCGTGGCGAATGTTTGGGTGCCCCTGCTCCTTGCGCGCGGCTCAACGGATGTCGCCAAAGCGCTGCTCGAGGGGCTGGAGCCGGAACAGGACCATCAGATCATCCGTCAAACGGCCCATTACCTGTTTGGCCCGAATCACCCGAGGTCCTGGTATTCCACGGCCTGCCGGCGTCAGGGCCTGATTCAGGTCTTTCAAGATTTTTGCCTGAACGATCGCTCGCGTTGCGAAGCATGCGCGTTTCCTTCGCTGCTGCGAGTTTGGCGGGAACAGGTTCAATCGGCTCAATCTCGCGACGGTTGA
- a CDS encoding lipocalin family protein: MPVRWTIAFLALTLCGCSTLDPPPTVSYVDLPRFMGDWYVLEGRFTPFEKGAHNAVESYRLDEKGRIPTVYSFNKGAPDGPRKVYRSIAFVHNRQTQAEWRVRFFWPFVFATYIVFLDEEYQAAAVTTRDRKYVWILARSPELTPTLEARLKERLRELGFEPSQFVRVPHTR; the protein is encoded by the coding sequence GTGCCGGTTCGGTGGACCATCGCCTTTCTCGCGCTGACGCTCTGCGGATGCTCAACCCTAGATCCGCCTCCTACTGTGTCCTATGTAGATCTGCCCCGTTTCATGGGGGATTGGTATGTCCTTGAGGGTCGGTTCACGCCGTTTGAGAAGGGCGCCCATAACGCCGTGGAAAGCTATCGACTTGATGAGAAGGGCCGTATTCCAACCGTGTATTCGTTCAACAAAGGTGCGCCCGATGGACCTAGGAAAGTTTATCGATCGATCGCTTTTGTGCACAACCGCCAAACTCAGGCCGAGTGGCGGGTCCGGTTTTTCTGGCCCTTCGTATTCGCGACCTACATTGTGTTCCTCGATGAAGAGTATCAGGCAGCGGCCGTAACGACGCGCGACCGAAAATACGTGTGGATTTTGGCGCGGAGTCCCGAACTGACGCCAACTCTCGAGGCGCGCCTTAAAGAGCGACTCCGTGAACTCGGATTTGAACCGTCTCAGTTTGTCCGGGTCCCCCACACACGCTGA
- the lpxI gene encoding UDP-2,3-diacylglucosamine diphosphatase LpxI (LpxI, functionally equivalent to LpxH, replaces it in LPS biosynthesis in a minority of bacteria.) — protein MLDDADTSLAIIAGKGVYPLELARSARAQGVRRIFVAAFKGETDRAIHRLADEVKWLHVGQLGALLETLKGSGIRRAVMVGQITPTLLFRARPDGAMLNLLGRLRQRNAETIFGAVAEELKAIGIDLLPASRYMEAAMPKPGMIGTRPLTAREESDIALGFRVAKTISGLDIGQTVVVKEGTILAVEAFEGTDAAIRRAGKLGGPGSVVVKVAKRGHDMRFDLPVIGTKTFKSLRRARASALAVEAGRAILLERDRLVEEADRLGIAFVAVAGEDQGS, from the coding sequence GTGCTCGACGATGCCGACACATCGCTGGCGATCATCGCGGGAAAAGGCGTTTATCCGCTTGAACTCGCGCGATCGGCGCGCGCGCAGGGCGTGCGCCGGATTTTCGTCGCCGCCTTCAAAGGCGAGACCGACCGGGCCATCCATCGACTGGCCGATGAGGTGAAGTGGCTTCATGTCGGCCAGCTCGGCGCCCTGTTGGAGACACTAAAAGGCAGCGGCATCCGCCGCGCCGTCATGGTGGGGCAGATTACGCCCACACTCTTGTTCCGTGCCCGACCGGACGGTGCCATGCTCAACCTGCTCGGCCGGCTTCGGCAGCGAAATGCGGAAACCATCTTCGGAGCGGTGGCCGAGGAGTTGAAGGCGATCGGGATCGACCTGCTTCCGGCAAGCCGATATATGGAAGCCGCCATGCCCAAACCGGGCATGATTGGCACGCGCCCCCTGACAGCCCGTGAAGAGTCTGACATTGCCCTTGGCTTTAGAGTGGCCAAGACGATCAGCGGCCTCGATATCGGCCAAACGGTGGTGGTGAAGGAGGGGACCATCCTCGCGGTGGAGGCATTCGAGGGCACGGATGCAGCGATTCGACGGGCGGGCAAGCTCGGCGGACCGGGATCCGTCGTGGTGAAAGTCGCCAAGCGGGGTCATGACATGAGGTTTGATCTGCCCGTGATCGGCACGAAGACCTTCAAATCCCTCCGGCGCGCCCGGGCTAGCGCTCTGGCGGTCGAAGCGGGCCGCGCGATTCTGCTCGAGCGCGATCGCCTCGTGGAGGAGGCCGATCGGCTCGGGATCGCCTTCGTTGCCGTGGCGGGGGAGGACCAGGGCTCATGA
- a CDS encoding Gfo/Idh/MocA family oxidoreductase, with amino-acid sequence MTSARPIRVGVVGVGSLGQHHARIYASMEGVSLVGVYDANPERSKEVADRCGTRFFGTLEELAASVEAASVAVPTHLHHAVASTLLNAGVHLLVEKPIAATTEEAEDLVRLAQEKKVILQVGHVERFNPVFAFLEQRARMPRFIEAHRLAPFPPPREGAQPRGTEVNVVLDLMIHDLEIILHLVGSPVREIRAVGVPVLSDSEDIANVRLQFENSCIANVTASRISPERMRKIRVFTQDAYFSLDYQNQAGELFRKVGNRIEREEVPIEKGEPLALELRAFMDCVRRRDRPIVSGEHAAEALKLAVQITRTMRQGPS; translated from the coding sequence ATGACCAGTGCTCGCCCCATCCGAGTCGGTGTGGTCGGGGTAGGCAGCCTCGGGCAGCACCATGCGCGGATTTACGCCTCGATGGAGGGCGTGTCGCTGGTCGGCGTCTACGATGCGAATCCGGAGCGGTCAAAGGAGGTGGCCGACCGTTGCGGCACGCGTTTTTTCGGCACGCTCGAGGAACTGGCCGCGTCGGTCGAGGCCGCCAGCGTGGCTGTGCCCACGCACCTGCATCATGCCGTGGCCTCCACTCTCCTCAACGCGGGCGTGCACCTGCTTGTGGAGAAACCCATCGCGGCCACAACCGAGGAGGCTGAGGATCTCGTCCGCCTCGCCCAGGAGAAGAAGGTGATTTTGCAGGTGGGGCATGTCGAGCGGTTCAACCCGGTGTTCGCCTTCCTCGAGCAACGGGCCCGTATGCCACGCTTCATCGAAGCCCATCGGCTTGCGCCGTTCCCGCCGCCGCGAGAGGGGGCCCAGCCCCGCGGAACCGAGGTGAACGTGGTACTGGACCTCATGATTCACGATTTGGAAATCATTTTGCACCTGGTCGGATCGCCGGTTCGCGAAATTCGTGCGGTCGGCGTTCCGGTCCTGAGTGACAGCGAGGACATCGCAAATGTGCGCCTCCAGTTCGAGAATTCCTGTATCGCGAATGTCACAGCGAGCCGGATCAGTCCTGAGAGGATGCGCAAGATCCGCGTATTTACCCAGGACGCCTATTTTTCCCTAGATTATCAGAATCAGGCGGGTGAGCTGTTTCGAAAGGTCGGAAACCGAATTGAACGCGAGGAAGTGCCGATTGAGAAGGGGGAGCCGCTCGCGCTCGAGCTTCGCGCCTTCATGGACTGTGTTCGCCGTCGGGATCGGCCAATCGTCAGCGGAGAACATGCCGCGGAGGCCCTGAAATTGGCCGTCCAGATCACGCGGACCATGCGGCAAGGTCCCTCTTGA
- the lpxB gene encoding lipid-A-disaccharide synthase produces MSPIPSNPPSLLLVAGEPSGDLHASRLVSALLRRRPDLRIWGIGGDALRATGMEILVDAREMAVLGLWEVLKRYPFFRRVFRQVREAAAARRPNLAILVDYPGFNLRLAEALKAMDIRIVYYICPQVWAWHRSRIHRLAHLVDRLLVIFPFEVDEFSGTGLRVDYVGHPLVDEAAQAWTDPGEPIPWPGSPRIALLPGSRIQEIERILPVMWRAAGILQRDYPEAGFVLAAPTIELAERAHAIASAAGGGPLRYAVVHGRTRRALAEATAAWVKSGTATVEAALMNCPMCIVYKTSPLTYAAGRLLIRVPHLGMVNLILGREAFPEFIQGAARPEWLARGLAPLLSDTPERRAALAALEEVRNALGPGGAADRAAEAVLEELARQ; encoded by the coding sequence TTGAGCCCAATCCCCTCCAATCCTCCATCCCTGCTCCTCGTGGCCGGCGAACCTTCCGGCGATCTCCACGCCTCGCGCCTTGTCTCGGCCCTGTTACGCCGGCGTCCCGACCTCCGGATTTGGGGCATCGGCGGCGACGCTCTTCGCGCCACCGGCATGGAGATTCTTGTCGATGCCCGCGAAATGGCGGTTTTGGGCCTTTGGGAAGTGCTGAAGCGCTATCCCTTTTTCAGGCGCGTCTTCCGCCAGGTTCGTGAGGCGGCAGCGGCGCGCAGGCCCAATCTGGCGATCTTGGTTGATTATCCCGGCTTCAACCTTCGACTGGCTGAGGCGCTCAAGGCGATGGACATCCGCATCGTCTACTATATCTGTCCCCAGGTATGGGCCTGGCATCGGTCACGGATACATCGGCTGGCCCACCTTGTCGACCGGCTGCTGGTCATCTTTCCTTTTGAGGTCGACGAATTTTCAGGAACAGGTCTTCGGGTCGACTATGTGGGTCATCCCTTGGTCGACGAGGCAGCGCAGGCGTGGACCGATCCGGGCGAACCCATCCCTTGGCCGGGTTCGCCCCGCATCGCCCTGTTGCCAGGCAGCCGGATTCAGGAGATCGAACGCATCCTGCCCGTGATGTGGCGCGCGGCCGGAATCTTGCAGCGGGATTATCCGGAAGCCGGTTTTGTGCTGGCCGCGCCGACGATCGAATTGGCCGAGCGCGCGCACGCCATCGCGAGCGCAGCGGGCGGCGGTCCTCTGCGCTACGCGGTAGTCCACGGGCGGACACGACGGGCTCTGGCGGAGGCGACAGCGGCCTGGGTGAAATCCGGCACTGCCACCGTCGAAGCCGCTTTGATGAATTGTCCGATGTGCATCGTGTACAAGACCTCGCCTCTGACCTACGCTGCGGGGCGGCTTTTGATTCGGGTGCCCCACCTTGGCATGGTCAATCTCATCCTGGGTCGAGAAGCCTTTCCGGAGTTCATTCAGGGCGCGGCGCGGCCCGAGTGGCTTGCGCGGGGACTCGCCCCGTTGTTGTCGGACACTCCGGAACGAAGAGCCGCCCTCGCTGCGTTGGAGGAGGTGCGAAACGCCCTGGGACCTGGCGGCGCGGCGGATCGTGCGGCGGAGGCCGTCCTTGAAGAGCTTGCGCGTCAGTAG
- a CDS encoding ATP cone domain-containing protein, with product MTEPKCPIERIVKRDGNIVAYDRDRIATAIFKAAAAVGGTDRRLAEELALDVERRLVEVYGAHSMPTVEEIQDIVEEVLIRNGHVKTAKAYILYRHQRAQLRAGRENRIEATDNIPYKKIYEVLRWNMDHGCETVDGLNEIIAGGKFPELIRDCDARYRDEVAAGAKLILEHLPDVRIVIIAGPSSSGKTTTTIKLSEALSAAGIELVAINIDNYFFDLEMHPRDEFGDYDYETPQALDLSLINQHLFALLEGRTIRTPHYDFKTGKRTLDVHEMSLKPNQLLLIDSLHGLYDAMTASIPAHKKFRMYIETLGQLRDMQGNFMRWADNRLMRRMIRDSWHRNLQPLETIAHWHYVRRSELKHIIPFIGTVDYLVNSALPYEIPILKAKLFHYFPLAMEKFRDEPKRQDAYIRAKRIYELLSGIVAVEDDSVVPRDSLLREFIGGSVYRY from the coding sequence ATGACAGAGCCGAAATGCCCTATCGAGCGAATCGTCAAACGCGACGGCAACATCGTCGCCTATGATCGGGACCGAATTGCTACGGCCATCTTCAAGGCCGCTGCGGCAGTCGGCGGGACTGACCGCCGGCTCGCGGAGGAGCTGGCCCTCGATGTGGAACGTCGGCTGGTCGAGGTGTACGGAGCCCACTCCATGCCGACGGTTGAAGAAATCCAGGATATCGTCGAGGAGGTGCTGATCCGTAACGGCCACGTCAAGACGGCAAAAGCGTATATCCTCTATCGGCATCAGCGGGCGCAGCTCCGAGCGGGCCGCGAAAATCGGATCGAGGCGACTGACAACATCCCCTACAAAAAAATTTATGAGGTGCTTCGCTGGAACATGGACCACGGTTGCGAGACCGTGGATGGCCTCAATGAAATCATCGCGGGAGGAAAATTTCCGGAGCTGATTCGCGATTGCGATGCGCGGTATCGCGACGAAGTCGCTGCCGGCGCGAAGCTGATCCTCGAGCACCTGCCCGACGTCCGGATTGTCATCATCGCGGGGCCCTCTTCGTCCGGAAAAACGACCACCACGATCAAACTGAGCGAGGCGCTCAGCGCGGCCGGGATCGAACTCGTCGCGATTAACATCGACAACTACTTTTTCGACCTGGAGATGCATCCCCGCGACGAATTCGGGGATTACGACTATGAAACGCCGCAGGCGCTGGACCTGTCGCTGATCAATCAGCATCTGTTCGCCCTGTTGGAGGGGCGGACCATCCGAACGCCCCACTACGACTTCAAGACCGGCAAGCGCACGCTGGACGTGCACGAAATGTCGCTCAAACCCAATCAGCTCCTGCTGATCGACAGCCTGCACGGCCTGTATGACGCGATGACAGCCTCCATCCCCGCGCACAAAAAATTCCGAATGTACATCGAAACGCTCGGCCAACTCCGCGACATGCAGGGCAATTTTATGCGCTGGGCCGACAACCGGCTCATGCGCCGAATGATTCGCGACAGTTGGCACCGGAATCTACAGCCGCTGGAGACCATCGCCCACTGGCATTACGTGCGACGCAGCGAACTCAAGCACATCATCCCGTTCATCGGCACGGTGGACTATCTCGTCAACAGCGCCCTCCCCTACGAAATCCCGATTCTCAAGGCGAAGCTGTTCCATTATTTCCCGCTGGCCATGGAAAAATTCCGGGACGAGCCCAAACGACAGGACGCCTACATCCGAGCCAAACGAATTTATGAGTTGCTCAGCGGGATCGTCGCAGTGGAGGACGATTCGGTTGTACCGCGGGATTCGCTGCTGCGTGAATTTATCGGCGGCAGCGTGTACCGCTACTGA